In Polyangiaceae bacterium, one genomic interval encodes:
- a CDS encoding alginate export family protein, whose amino-acid sequence MTRPTTHALVSFGSTIAVLALSCTALAQATPLPESIPIGSFTFRPSVELRVRGEYREAPFDIGGAYFTSSAVLGDAYQSNLPPRFDAPTYMTPLYPNQWAATSRARIGLGVDRGAVTAQLVLQDSRTYAGSNVVGFGITQNEYFSSLGLFEGFIDIHSKKRSVWFRVGRQRIVWGDGRLVGEGDFLQYPRAFDAARFGLSWKRFDVDAFAALIGAGIGGLGIGGLGGLAGGASPSTNTSSAFPATTGSQLYGLRVAWHAMPLLNAEIGSLARVVRAPVANDLTPSDTFVLSARLSGDKRGFRYSVEGAYELGRISSFEVNRDLRAFAAAGRATWETALPWHMTFGAEAAYASGDDGSTDPAAVQTRFDPITPDKRPGHNLMGLYAWSNSIVAGGDIAVRPAEPVGINVGYRFVGLAEPKGRWTSASLVAIGASSTNESHVLGHQLDLGVGMRFWQPLTIDAGYGLFITGDGAKNILEASGRGRLSAQHFGYLQATLKAP is encoded by the coding sequence ATGACGCGACCGACCACGCACGCACTCGTTTCATTCGGTTCCACCATCGCGGTGCTCGCGCTGAGCTGCACGGCTTTGGCCCAAGCGACGCCGCTGCCGGAATCGATCCCGATCGGCAGCTTTACGTTTCGGCCGTCGGTCGAGCTGCGCGTGCGAGGCGAATACCGCGAGGCTCCGTTCGACATTGGTGGCGCGTACTTCACGAGCTCCGCGGTGCTCGGGGATGCCTACCAGTCGAACCTGCCGCCGCGCTTCGATGCGCCGACGTACATGACGCCGCTTTATCCGAACCAATGGGCCGCGACGTCGCGAGCTCGCATCGGGCTCGGTGTCGACCGGGGCGCGGTCACGGCGCAACTCGTGCTGCAGGACTCACGCACGTATGCGGGGTCCAACGTTGTTGGTTTTGGCATTACGCAGAACGAATACTTCAGCAGCCTTGGGCTTTTCGAGGGGTTCATCGACATCCACTCGAAGAAGCGAAGTGTGTGGTTCCGGGTGGGACGACAACGCATCGTGTGGGGCGATGGACGGCTCGTGGGTGAAGGCGACTTTCTGCAGTACCCGCGCGCATTCGACGCTGCGCGTTTCGGTTTGTCCTGGAAGCGCTTCGACGTGGACGCGTTTGCCGCGCTGATCGGGGCCGGCATCGGAGGCTTGGGAATCGGCGGCTTGGGGGGTTTGGCGGGTGGTGCGTCCCCGTCCACCAACACGTCTTCGGCGTTCCCGGCGACGACGGGCAGTCAGCTTTACGGGTTGCGCGTCGCGTGGCATGCGATGCCGCTGCTCAATGCTGAAATTGGCTCTCTCGCGCGGGTCGTTCGAGCTCCGGTAGCGAACGATCTCACGCCCAGCGACACGTTTGTCCTGTCCGCTCGTTTGTCCGGGGACAAGCGCGGTTTTCGCTACTCGGTGGAAGGTGCCTACGAGCTTGGGCGGATCTCGAGCTTCGAGGTGAACCGAGACTTGCGTGCTTTTGCGGCCGCCGGTCGTGCAACATGGGAAACGGCTTTGCCTTGGCACATGACGTTCGGTGCAGAAGCCGCGTACGCATCGGGCGACGACGGCAGCACCGATCCTGCCGCGGTTCAAACGCGCTTCGATCCGATCACTCCGGACAAACGCCCCGGTCACAACCTCATGGGCCTCTACGCGTGGTCCAACTCGATCGTGGCGGGCGGGGACATCGCGGTTCGTCCTGCCGAACCTGTCGGCATCAATGTCGGATACCGCTTCGTTGGGTTGGCCGAGCCCAAAGGTCGCTGGACGTCGGCGTCGCTCGTTGCGATCGGCGCTTCATCGACGAACGAGTCGCACGTGCTGGGTCATCAGCTCGACCTGGGCGTCGGCATGCGGTTCTGGCAACCGCTCACGATCGATGCGGGTTACGGGCTGTTCATCACGGGCGACGGGGCAAAGAACATCTTGGAAGCATCGGGACGAGGACGCCTGAGCGCGCAGCACTTTGGGTACTTGCAGGCGACGCTGAAGGCGCCGTGA
- a CDS encoding DUF4339 domain-containing protein — protein sequence MSQSDMWRWADDQGEQRLVGEDELRTAIASGVLPPSTLVWREGMSAWMPAMSVAEFANVVPTGGGNRASEKAPEAANAPDAAANAMAAASAPGPSASGAGPMLTAATLHGLSPSDVLAAAAASAKEKRTPSVAPPRPAAGSAKPTGTKTLRPNFGPAIPAPPRVPSEGATKQPAAPRQGGPIRSPAAAPAPRAPSTSAIDKEWSISDDETTNVPGKDKSVQRPEPPVETAAREAPSPRGATPQVQPSRTSTVRTAPPPSPHAERRPTEETTESTTFQFEKNALSLRVVKPSGDKGDGAVEARGEKARSSAGTTLRSEAPPGLMESYAQQQAARYEAAQEGPPPTEPSPDFGTTTQELDPAYARAMLQSADLPEPPKVREQAPTAMLPDVDDAAADDADKRPHEVSRTIRLAADFLGKVLGPALMQKSAASELLQIKPPPLPPPASALPDGQFVRLPSATPQAATSLALRAVQPPAPADPVPAQLPLNALLMSGGLLITMVIGAFFVGRCSVKPNAINAPTARAGIGDAVRVLQNGLPGPPKPCWVAKQPARYAPVVSKSIPFELLALASGKVAIGYAKSDDEAVGIEVTPATGQIDEDYVDKAASEIARVTPTGKGFFISTTEAPGSLKSLIPVSAEKPFYLGISQAQVALSDQPSGVATRLWPVGDDPSGLRALTLGNRGFVVALRTGSSRQQKVFAGMLGADRKTATNLMHVAGSGGQVSEPVIGFNGREVAIVYSEQDRGPWKVRMGRAPLGKIPETTTAFAVPAGGPGGDANYASIAGLADGRWVLVWTEGSSGSKAVRAQTFGANFAVIGDPIVLSPPFANLGQGMVGVVGNHVAVVFVQRGRSNYELWGSVLQCG from the coding sequence TTGAGCCAGTCCGACATGTGGCGGTGGGCCGACGACCAAGGCGAGCAGCGTCTCGTTGGCGAGGACGAGCTGCGAACAGCGATCGCGAGCGGGGTTTTGCCTCCATCGACGCTGGTGTGGCGCGAAGGAATGAGCGCGTGGATGCCGGCCATGTCGGTGGCGGAATTCGCGAACGTGGTGCCCACGGGCGGCGGGAACCGAGCGAGCGAGAAGGCTCCAGAAGCCGCGAACGCGCCGGATGCCGCGGCGAATGCAATGGCTGCAGCAAGTGCACCAGGGCCGTCGGCAAGCGGCGCCGGTCCGATGCTGACGGCTGCGACGCTTCATGGGCTGAGCCCAAGCGACGTGCTTGCGGCGGCTGCAGCTTCGGCGAAAGAGAAACGCACGCCGAGCGTGGCGCCACCGCGGCCTGCCGCAGGGAGCGCAAAGCCGACAGGAACGAAGACGTTGCGTCCGAATTTTGGGCCCGCGATTCCCGCGCCGCCTCGTGTGCCGTCGGAAGGCGCAACGAAGCAACCGGCAGCGCCGCGTCAGGGCGGGCCCATTCGTTCACCAGCCGCAGCGCCGGCTCCACGTGCACCATCGACGAGCGCGATCGACAAGGAGTGGTCGATCTCGGACGACGAGACGACGAACGTTCCGGGCAAGGACAAGTCGGTGCAGCGGCCCGAGCCGCCGGTGGAAACGGCAGCGCGCGAGGCGCCGAGCCCTCGAGGAGCGACGCCGCAAGTGCAGCCGTCGCGTACGAGCACGGTGCGAACCGCGCCGCCACCGAGCCCCCATGCAGAACGTCGACCGACGGAAGAAACGACGGAATCGACGACGTTTCAGTTCGAAAAGAACGCGCTGAGCCTGCGGGTCGTGAAGCCTTCGGGCGACAAGGGCGATGGTGCGGTCGAAGCTCGTGGCGAAAAAGCACGATCGAGCGCGGGCACGACGCTACGAAGCGAAGCGCCGCCGGGCTTGATGGAGTCGTACGCACAGCAGCAGGCGGCTCGGTACGAAGCTGCGCAGGAGGGCCCACCGCCCACGGAGCCATCGCCCGATTTTGGAACGACGACGCAGGAGCTCGACCCGGCGTATGCGCGAGCGATGCTGCAATCGGCGGACTTGCCGGAGCCGCCGAAGGTGCGCGAACAAGCGCCGACGGCCATGCTGCCGGACGTGGACGACGCCGCTGCGGACGATGCCGACAAGCGTCCGCACGAGGTGAGCCGAACGATTCGCTTGGCAGCGGATTTCCTTGGGAAAGTGCTCGGTCCGGCGCTCATGCAGAAGTCCGCCGCGAGCGAGCTACTGCAAATCAAGCCGCCGCCGCTGCCGCCTCCAGCGTCGGCGCTTCCCGATGGCCAATTCGTTCGTTTGCCGTCGGCGACGCCGCAGGCCGCAACGTCGCTCGCACTTCGCGCCGTGCAACCTCCAGCGCCGGCAGATCCCGTACCCGCACAGCTTCCTTTGAATGCTCTGCTCATGAGCGGCGGGCTACTCATCACGATGGTCATTGGTGCGTTTTTCGTGGGGCGCTGTTCGGTCAAACCGAATGCAATCAATGCCCCCACGGCACGCGCGGGCATTGGTGATGCCGTTCGAGTGCTTCAAAATGGTCTTCCCGGACCTCCCAAGCCGTGCTGGGTTGCCAAACAGCCGGCGCGATACGCTCCGGTCGTATCGAAGAGCATTCCTTTCGAGCTGCTGGCGCTCGCGTCCGGCAAAGTTGCGATTGGTTATGCAAAAAGCGACGACGAAGCCGTTGGCATCGAAGTGACGCCAGCCACGGGCCAGATCGACGAAGATTACGTGGACAAGGCCGCGTCCGAAATCGCGCGCGTAACGCCCACGGGCAAAGGCTTTTTCATTTCAACGACGGAAGCACCGGGAAGCCTGAAGTCGCTCATTCCGGTGAGCGCCGAAAAACCGTTTTACCTGGGCATATCGCAAGCTCAGGTTGCGCTGTCCGATCAACCGAGCGGCGTGGCAACTCGGTTATGGCCCGTGGGAGACGATCCGAGTGGCCTTCGCGCCCTGACGCTCGGCAATCGAGGTTTCGTCGTGGCGTTGCGCACGGGTTCGTCCCGACAACAGAAGGTCTTCGCGGGCATGCTCGGTGCGGATCGCAAGACGGCGACCAATCTCATGCATGTGGCTGGCTCGGGGGGCCAAGTGAGCGAACCGGTGATCGGTTTCAATGGTCGGGAGGTCGCGATCGTGTACAGCGAGCAGGATCGAGGTCCGTGGAAGGTTCGCATGGGGCGTGCGCCGCTGGGGAAGATTCCCGAAACGACGACGGCATTCGCGGTGCCTGCTGGAGGCCCCGGAGGAGATGCGAATTACGCGTCGATCGCTGGTCTTGCCGATGGTCGATGGGTGCTCGTGTGGACCGAGGGTTCGTCGGGGTCGAAAGCCGTACGAGCTCAAACGTTTGGCGCGAACTTCGCCGTCATTGGAGACCCGATCGTGCTTTCGCCTCCGTTTGCAAACTTGGGCCAAGGCATGGTGGGGGTCGTGGGCAATCACGTGGCGGTGGTTTTCGTGCAACGAGGCCGATCGAACTACGAGCTTTGGGGAAGCGTGCTGCAGTGCGGCTGA